The following is a genomic window from Hymenobacter chitinivorans DSM 11115.
CCCAGCTCAAGGAAGTGCAGGTGGTGGGGCAAAAGCCGTTGTACGAGCGGCTGGCCGACCGCACCGTGGTCAACGTGGAAGGCTCGACGCTGGCCACCGGCAACTCCACGCTGGAAGTGCTGAGCCGGGCCCCGGGCGTGACGGTGGACGCCAACGACAACCTGGCCTTGCGTGGGCGGCAGGGCCTGCTGGTTATGATTGACGGCAAGCGCCAGCCCATGACCGGCGCCGAGCTGGCCGACTACCTGCGGGCCCTGCCCGCCGACCAGCTCAAGAGCATTGAGCTCATTACGAGTCCGCCGGCTAAGTACGATGCCCAGGGCAGCGCCGGGATTATCGACATCAAGCTCAAAAAGGACCAGCGCCAGGGCACCAACGGCAGCGGCAACGTCAGCTACGGCCGCGGGCAGTTCGGCCGGTTCACGACCAGTGCCGCGGGCAACCACCGCCAGCCGGGCCTCAACCTGTTTGCCTCCACCACCTACACCCGGCGCAGCAACCTGGGCATCCGCAACACTTACCGCCGCTTCTACGAAACCCGGGACGGGCAGCCGGAGCTCGTGGGCGTGGCCGACCAGCGCAACACCCAAACCGGCAGTGACCATTTCCTGATCTGGCGGGCCGGGGCCGACGTGGACCTGTCGAAAAACACCCGGTTGGGCGGCGTCGTCACGGGCTTTGCCGTGCCCAACCCCCGGCCCGGAGGCAGCAGCAGCAACACGAGCTACTTCTACGACGGCGGCGGGCAGCTCACCGACTACTACACGGCCCAGGGCACGGGGCTGGGCTACAACCCCAACATCACGGCCAACCTCAACTTCAAGCACGTTTTTGCCGCCGCCAAAGTGGGCAAGCCCGAGCTGACGGCCGACCTCGACTACGCCCGCTACTACACCCACCGCCTGCAAAGCCTGACGACATTCAATGAGCAGGCGGGCCGGCCCCCGACGTTGCTCAACGGCGACCAGACCGGCGAGCTGGTGATTCAGGCGGCCAAAGTCGACTACACCCAGGCCCTGCGCGAGAAAACCACCCTGGAAGCCGGGGCCAAGGCCAGCCGGGTGTTTTCCGACAACGACATCCTGTTTCTCAACACCCAGGAGGGCATCACCACCGTCGACGAGGGCCGCACCAACCGCTTCCGCTACGACGAGCTGATTTCGGCCGCCTACGTCAACCTGAGCCACACGGCGGGCAAGCTGAACCTGCAGGCGGGCCTGCGCGGCGAGCAAACCCACGCCACCGGCGAGCAGGTGGTGGCGGCCGACAACTTCCGGCGCGACTACTACCAGCTCTTTCCCACGGCCTCGGTGAAGTACACGCCCAGCGCGGTGCACGAGTGGACGGCCGCCCTGAGCCGGCGCATCAACCGGCCCTCGTACCGGCAGCTCAACCCGTTCCGCTTCGTCGTCGACCCTACCACCACCGGCAAGGGCAACCCCGAGCTGCGCCCCGAAACGAGCTACAACCTGGAAGTGGCCCACACCTTCCAGCAGAAATTTACCGCCACCCTGAGCTACAGCCTCACCCAGGACCCGATTACCGACGTGGCCCAGCCCGAGTCGCGCACGTCCACCGTGTCGATGTACGTGAACCTGAACCGCCAGCACTACGGGGCCCTGACCCTGACGGCCCCGCTGACCCCGGCCAAGTGGTGGAACGTGTACAACAACGCCGTATTCTTCTACATCCACTACCAGGGCACCCTGGCCAATACCGCCCTCAACCGCGGGCAGGGCGCTTTCACGCTCAGCAGCAATAGCACGTTTACCTTCGGCAAGGGCTGGGGCGCCGAGCTGAGCGGCAACTACTACTCCCGGCAGCGCGTGGGCTTCTTCCTCTTCCAGGATTACGGGCAGCTCAACCTGGGCGTGCAAAAAGCCCTCTGGGACCGGAAAGCCACCCTCAAGCTGGCCGCCACCGA
Proteins encoded in this region:
- a CDS encoding outer membrane beta-barrel protein encodes the protein MKNYFYSALPRVTWCLVAGLLPLLAASGALAQNPGITTGRVQTEAGAPIDYATVTLHRAADSTLLKTEFSDARGEYRFEQVAAGKYRVSAAQVGYNRAWSTVFELPGSSAGPTLTLRVNAATQLKEVQVVGQKPLYERLADRTVVNVEGSTLATGNSTLEVLSRAPGVTVDANDNLALRGRQGLLVMIDGKRQPMTGAELADYLRALPADQLKSIELITSPPAKYDAQGSAGIIDIKLKKDQRQGTNGSGNVSYGRGQFGRFTTSAAGNHRQPGLNLFASTTYTRRSNLGIRNTYRRFYETRDGQPELVGVADQRNTQTGSDHFLIWRAGADVDLSKNTRLGGVVTGFAVPNPRPGGSSSNTSYFYDGGGQLTDYYTAQGTGLGYNPNITANLNFKHVFAAAKVGKPELTADLDYARYYTHRLQSLTTFNEQAGRPPTLLNGDQTGELVIQAAKVDYTQALREKTTLEAGAKASRVFSDNDILFLNTQEGITTVDEGRTNRFRYDELISAAYVNLSHTAGKLNLQAGLRGEQTHATGEQVVAADNFRRDYYQLFPTASVKYTPSAVHEWTAALSRRINRPSYRQLNPFRFVVDPTTTGKGNPELRPETSYNLEVAHTFQQKFTATLSYSLTQDPITDVAQPESRTSTVSMYVNLNRQHYGALTLTAPLTPAKWWNVYNNAVFFYIHYQGTLANTALNRGQGAFTLSSNSTFTFGKGWGAELSGNYYSRQRVGFFLFQDYGQLNLGVQKALWDRKATLKLAATDVLLTTPLRARSNYNNYQEDLYLRRDSRVVTLSLGWRLGNDKLTSTTRRSGAEDEKRRAQ